The region ttgtttttatgaaGTAGTCTCTGAATTTTCCCTTACCTTTACATTtgccatttttattttattttttgtggcCCAAAATATGATATGGGCCAAAGAAAAAACTTTGTTTTTTTGCCAGAGCCTGGGCACAGGCCCAAGGTGGCCAGGCGGTAGATCCGCCTCTGACCGCTACCACCAATGTCATCGCCACACCACAATCACCACCGCCGCCATAACCGGTCTTTatcattttttcatattttataaaatattaagaaaaaaaattataaatatcaaCTACACATATTATCAACTTTTCTTTTATTCTCTTTGGAAATGAAAATAGACAATTGACAAATCAAAAAAGAAAGTATATTTCTTTTCATTGTGTGTTATTTTCTCCCATTTTCATTGGTCATCCAAGCAAAGTGTTAAAATCCTTtcattttcatctcattttgTATCCTCCCACTTTTTTTAAGTCCACATCCAAATGAAGCTTAAGGCTGGATGAGTAGGAGCTAGAATTCCTCACCTTAATTTCATATCTTTTATCCTTTTTAAGATTTAGCTTATATTAATCAATGATCTATTTTCATGTCAAGAAATGCTAATGCAAAGTTCATTGCTCTTTTCTGACCAAACGAATAAAATGTTCAAATTGAAAATAGGACTAAGAAAGGAAAAAGGTTGACAAAGTGGTGAAAAAGGAACCACAGGTGTGGCGTGAATTGTAGGCAGATGCGAAGGTTCTACTTGTTTTTCGGTCTTTGTCAATGTTCAACCTTCAAACTTTAAAACCAAAGCCTCCCCCAACATTTTCGAATTTCTAGCCATCTTTGTGGTGTGGATACGATTTGGCTGCAGCTCTATTTTCATGCAGTCACtggatttattaaaaaaatatacatttcaTTTAAATTCTGTGATTAATATTGAATCTTGTTAAATCAAATACAAATATATGTGTTAAGAAACTAAAAATATATGtttaaagagtttaatggatatgcactgacagtgtaaaatagttttacacagacatccaattgaattccgccaaatcagaaaatatcttattcttttaattaaaattaaagtcaaatgtaattatctctgtggcatgctttgattggatgactgtgtaaaactattttacactgtcagtgcatatccattaaactcatgtTTAAAATCCTAACAGCTCAATATTAATGGGACAAATTGAATTTGTGACTACAAATGTATGTGTGCATAATTGATAGTCATCAGACTAATTCATCATTGCGTATTAAAAAGTAGAAAGCCGATCAATGAATTTGTTTTACCCCTTTCCAATTTaacttttcttaatttctttttctcctttaaaagaaaattatttcCATATCTATTGTCAATCTTAGCCCATTGATGTTTACTTTTCCATTAATTTGTTTATAAATATTCTTACAACCCCTTTATAAATATTCCACCTCAAATAACTCCTTTCTCATATTGTCTTCTCTGCTTTTGAAACACCCTCACAAACCAAAGCCTTCTCATTCTTCTGTGATCTCACAAAGCCACCAAAAGCCACCATGTCTGCCTTCAAGAGCAAGTTCGAAGGTGAATATTTGTTCATGTTGTGTGTTCTcaattcttctttttcgttataAGCTTTTTCATTGATCTATTACTCCTTATCAGAGATGGTTTCAAGGATTGTTTTTCTTTACCTTTTCATTTCCATCTTTTGTTTTTGCGCATGCATTATGTATTGTGTTGCTCAGACGTTGTGGATCATCTGAGTATGCCGTTTCTAcggtaaaaaattgatttttttttgtgctgTGGATGGTTGTTCATGATCCCAGATGAACAGAGGATAGGAATTTTGAACTTTTGTTCATTGTTGTGTGTTTTGATTGGATAACTATTTGTGAATTTTACTCACACACAAAACAGTTGGATCTAATGTCTTTTAATGGGTCTTTGTCCCTCATGCATGATATTAAATTCATGTTACGCCCTTTGGTTGGGATTATGTATGTAAATATGAATCTAACAAATATTTCAATTAATAACCTTCTATAAACGTTAAATCTTAAATATTGGCTCAATTATTCAAACAATTGCAGTTTGGATACTCACGGAAAACtgtggtgagccaaaatcacgGTAGACAAAAGCAACTTTCTTATATTTTGGGCTGTCCACCATGCTTTTGCTTTTATCGTGATTTTGTatcgtgtatccaaacatgcactaagttGGTCATGTTCTGTTTCTTTGTTGATCATGAATGAGGGCTAGGAGTGGTTAATTTTTGTCCTCCCTTCATTTTGCTTCATGAGAAATAAGACTATTATTGTGTTAGTACTTAaacattcaaattttatttGCTCTGGTGGTTAATGTTTCTGAATGATTTGGCATGAATTGCAGATGAACTCATAGCCAATGCTGCTTACATTGGCTCTCCTGGAAAGGGTATCCTTGCTGCTGATGAGTCCACAGGCACAATTGGCAAGCGATTCGACAGCATCAAAGTGGAGAATGTTGAATCAAATAGGCGTGCTCTTCGCGAGCTCCTATTCACGGCCCCTGGGTGTGTAGAGTGCCTCAGTGGTGTTATCATGTTTGAGGAAACCCTGTACCAAAAGACTGCTTCAGGTATTGATTCTTGTTGTTAATGATATTTATAAGACCTTACATTGTAATAAAGTTTACATTCACAAAGTAGTAGCCATAGGCTTATTTCAGATACTGGTAGTtgcatatatttttcttttaacactCACCCATTACAGATAGGAAAACTGGAATAATATGATGAGCTGTAGAAGTTTACAAAATGTTTAGATCAGCTTATTTttccttagaatcaattctggcaccTAAAAGTTTCTACTCAGAATTAgttttggctttagaatcaatcatagaaagatttccaaacatgcttatATTTCAACCATTCATGTTTACTTTTTGAAATAATGATTTTCTCATTCAATTCAAGATTTATGTTTATGTATTAATCTTATGCTTTTATATGCTGTATAGTGTATACCAATTGTCTCTTCCTAAAATCCCTGTCCTTATGTCACATTTTTACttttagcatgtttggatcaacttctctttcatGAGAATCAACTTTGAAACCCAAAAACTTCTtcttagaattgattctatCTTCAAAATCACTTGAAAAGAGTTTCTAAACATGCATGTTCTATTGCAGTACTTGATGAGTAGTTACATATGAGAAAGAAATGAACATCTTATTTACACTTTTATTATATGTATTTGGTTTAATGATAATTCAGAGTTTTTCAACTATGTTTTACAGTTTATGTTATGGCCCTGCCATGTTTTTCACTCTATTAGACCCTGAACATCTTGTCTTCCAGGAAAACTCTTTGTGGACGTGTTGAAGGAAGCTAATGTTCTTACTGGTATTAAGGTTGACAAGGGCACTGTTGAACTTGCTGGGACAAATGGAGAAACCACCACACAGGGTTTAGACGACCTTGGCAAGCGCTGCCAGAAGTACTACGAAGCTGGTGCACGGTTTGCTAAATGGCGTGCCGTTTTGAAAATCGGTCCAAACGAACCATCTCCATTGTCAATCCATGAAAATGCATACGGTTTGGCTCGATACGCTGCCATATGCCAAGAAAACGGCTTGGTCCCCATTGTGGAGCCTGAGATTCTGGTGGATGGATCTCATGACATCAACATATGTGCTGATGTAACCGAGCGCGTTCTCGCAGCATGCTACAAGGCGCTAAATGACCACCATGTTCTTCTTGAGGGCACCCTTTTGAAGCCTAACATGGTGACACCAGGATCAGATTCTCCAAAGGTTGCTCCGGAGGTGATTGCTGAGCACACGGTTCGAGCCTTGTTGAGAACTGTTCCTCCAGCGGTTCCGGCGATAGTTTTCTTGTCTGGAGGGCAGAGCGAGGAGGAGGCGACCGTGAACCTCAACGCGATGAACAAGCTCAAGGGGAAGAAGCCTTGGTCTCTTACATTCTCCTTTGGGAGGGCACTTCAGCAGAGCACTCTCAAGGCTTGGGCTGGGAAGGAGGAAAATGTTGAAACGGCTCAGGCTACATTCCTCACCAGGTGCAAGGCGAACTCAGAAGCAACTCTTGGAAGTTACAAGGGTGATGCTAACCTTGCTGAGGGTGCCTCAGAGTCTCTCCATGTCAAGGATTACAAATACTGATACTAAGATGGAGTGAGCTTCTAATTGTACTTGTTTTTGTGTTGTTTGCACTGTTGGCATTCAAGGCTATGGTGATCTTTTGTAGGTTTAGAAATTAGAGTCACTTTTTTGCTTCCCATGCTCAGTCAATGGAGGGTTCATGGTCCAAGCAAGAATAATGGCTTTCAAGTTGCATCTGCATTGGCTTGATCAGCATTTACTTTTCAGCAACGATGAGCCTGCTTGGTTTAACATTGAAAAGTATGAAAGCGAAAATAACACATCTCGTTTTCATAATTTCTAACGGTAAACCAAACAAGCTCGTTAGTTGTATCTGTACACTTTCGACATTACACATTTTTCAagttagtttctttttgtataATAAAATGAGAAATACCCTTCTAAGTgcactatttttatttctatttctctctaGTTTTCCAAGCAAGTAGGTGTGACATAAAAGTGTAAAGAAGAAAACAGTGTGGAAATAgcatttctctttatttttgccCCTCTTTAATTCAGTTTCCTTTTTGGCGTTTCCCCATTTGTTTTCCCCTGTAATGAAAAGTGCTCTGCCTTTTCTTGCATACCTGGAATTAGGATCTCAAAGTACAATTTCATGCCTGCATAAGTTTTGAAGTCTCTTAAGGTACTATGATCCTTGTTGGGCCGTGTTAGGAACATAGAGTCCTTCAACATGATCAAAGATAAAAGGCACGGTAGAGGAAGAGCACTTCAACCAGTAATCAATTATtatgaaaaatgataaaatGATACAATGTAAGCACTATTTAAGTATTTTTACAACATACTAACAGTGAAATGCTCAACTATGTAATAACCAAATTGAATAAATTAATAACTAACTAACCGCCTAAGTAATAGACTAACTCGCTAATCAGTAGTTCTAATAGTAATATTCCCCCGGAAGCTGGAAGTTAGCACAACTAGCTTGAAAATGGAACTAGCAAAAAACATCTATATGCTACTAGCTTGCTGCTAGGATGGCAACTTCTGTATAACTTGCAAGCTGCTAATTTGCTACCAGGGAGTTGTCATTGAGGAACTTGCATTTAACTCAAAGTTCGAGCTTTTCAAcataaaaaaagaagagagcTTTCACTTGTTGGATGATATAAGGCCACCAGGAACAATGAAAAGCCCACTAGCTTTCTCTTAAAATAGCCCAGGACAAAATCAAATTGAACACTGAAAATTGTTTCCATTCTAGGGTTTTCTCTTCTAGGATTTCTGTACTAGGGTTCGGCTAGGGTTTAGCACTACCAATGATTCATCCTACGAAGAGTCCCCTTCTCCTCTTGTGGAGTCTTTGAATCCAAGGGATTCTCCACAACTCAGGAGCATCTCAGCTCTTGGGGCTCTCAAAACTTTCTATCTCTCTACTACTCTCATATTTTGCTTGCGATCTCCAAAAATGGTAGATGGTAAGTGTCAAATTTACCATGTTTTCTATTGTTATCTTGGTACTTATCTTTATGATTCATGAGAAATATCTTGCAAACTCACCCTCTTTTGATTAAGAACTTGTAAATTTGTGAAATTGAGTTAAAATGTGTttaaagtttgattttaatctCAACTTTTGTTGTAGGAGGTTAAGttcaaagaaaagagaagattTTAGGAAATCTGGGTGCTAAGCACCAGCAAATATCAATCTATTggaaaaaagaagattttaaatgGTGCTGAGCACCATAGAAGGAGTGCTAAGCACCTGAGGCGATCTGTAGGGAATTTTAAATATGTTGAAATTATGGTGCTCAGCACCCAAATGAAGGTGCTAAGCACCTAGTGAAGTTTTGAGCACCCAAACATAGATGTTGAGCATCCTGATAAAGTGTTGAGCACCCAGATGACATTCTAAGCACCCTGTGCtggtattttatatttaaaatccTATCTTCTTCATTTTGGGACGAATTAGACAGACCCACACTTGCAAAACAGAGGAGAAAACAAGGAaagcaagaaaggaagaaagacTGAGAGCCTCCGCACCTTCCCTTGAGCTGGGAACACGCCGACGACAGCACATGTCATCTCCATCTTCTTTGTATCACTTGTAAGCTTTAAGCATCCATGAAAATTGATAGCTAATCCTCTTGTGTTGGGATTGGATGTAGTCTCTTAGTTTGAATGTATCCATCTTGATTTTCATGTATAAATTTATATGCCTATGTGTTGATTTCAATGATTTTATCTTGTTCTTCATGCTAGTTTTATATTGATCAACTAAAGCTTGATTTTGGATTTGATTGAGTGGTGGAAATTATTCCTTTGATTCTGAAATATATAAGATCATCTAGTGAGTTTCAGTTTTAGGAATGAAATTAGATTCATTAGTCAAGAAACATCTAAGCTTTAAAGCAActtattttctaaattattcAAGGGATTGATAGTTAGAAAGTGAGATGATAATCCTTTTTATGATGGAATTATAAAAAAGGATTAGGAATGATGTGATGAAATTTAATATAGGAGATAATTTATATGTGGAATCATAAGGATACTAAACAGCTAATTGATGATATCTAATTCCAACCGTTTTCTCCGCTTGTTTACAAATCGTTTTATTGCCGCTTTCCTTTGATTTTGCAACATAGCATAAACAATCAAACAAACCTTCCTTAAACCCTTTGCTTAAGTTATTTATTTAGAGAATGACATTgtatttccaattccctgtggatATGATATAACCCTTTGCGGTACTACAATTAAATCTTGGAAGGAATTCAATAGTAGGTGTGGTAAAAACCTTTCAACAGTAGACCAGGGGACCATCCCCCCCATAGGGGAACATTGCACCTTTGAAACAGAGGAGTTCACACTAGATGGAGCTACAGTATCACTAGAAGCGGAGAGCCTGGTAAACGATGAACTAGCACAACAAAACTTGAGTTCGTTATAGTTATCATCCAAGATCTCTTTGAGTTCGTCATCATGGGTTGGGATTTTGGGGTCATCATGTGTTGGAGGGATGAAAAATGTAAATACATCTTGGTCTTCTTCCATAAATTCCATTTCGTATGATAGTTGGGCAATACCGTGTGCAGTCATGTTCCCTTGTTTCTCAATTAATTTAAACTTCaaggattttttttaatctttttctCTGTTTCAAATTCAAGGAGTTCCATTAAGATGACTTGTGTCTATGGTTTATGATTAGTTCAGGCTCTTTGGGTTGGTCCATGACCTCTTTGCAATCACTGCACAAAATCACATTCATGAGACCCTAATCTACGCATTTCTGGAGATCGTTGTTCTTTGACATGGTTAGAGATAAAAATGTACTTTGCTTCGAATAGAGTTGAAATTTTTTCTAATGTGCTAGTAGGACATTGCATTTGTGGTCTCTTATAATTCATGTTGCTACAGTCACATCTCTATAGCATATTTATGCCCACCATCGTTGTGCAAAGCATAAATTTCCGTAGATATTGAAATTTTATGATCTCTTATTTTTTATCccgtttcttttcttcttcttcttcctcataatttAGAGTTCATTATAGTTATCGTCCAAGATCTCTTTGAGTTCGTCATCATGGGTTGAGCTTTTGGGGTCATCATGCGTTGGAGGGATGACAAATGTATATACATCTTCGTCTTCTTCCATAAATTTCATTTTGTATGATAGTTGGGCAATATGGTGCGCAGTCTTGATCTCTTGTTTCTCAATTAATTTAAACTTcaagtttttacttttttttttaatctttttctCTGTTTGAAATTCAAAGAGTTCCATTATGATGGCTTTGTGTCTATGGTTTCTAATCAGTTCAT is a window of Lotus japonicus ecotype B-129 chromosome 5, LjGifu_v1.2 DNA encoding:
- the LOC130718290 gene encoding fructose-bisphosphate aldolase 6, cytosolic-like translates to MSAFKSKFEDELIANAAYIGSPGKGILAADESTGTIGKRFDSIKVENVESNRRALRELLFTAPGCVECLSGVIMFEETLYQKTASGKLFVDVLKEANVLTGIKVDKGTVELAGTNGETTTQGLDDLGKRCQKYYEAGARFAKWRAVLKIGPNEPSPLSIHENAYGLARYAAICQENGLVPIVEPEILVDGSHDINICADVTERVLAACYKALNDHHVLLEGTLLKPNMVTPGSDSPKVAPEVIAEHTVRALLRTVPPAVPAIVFLSGGQSEEEATVNLNAMNKLKGKKPWSLTFSFGRALQQSTLKAWAGKEENVETAQATFLTRCKANSEATLGSYKGDANLAEGASESLHVKDYKY